A genomic region of Clavibacter michiganensis subsp. insidiosus contains the following coding sequences:
- the atpA gene encoding F0F1 ATP synthase subunit alpha, translating to MAELSISPDEIRDALKDFVQSYEPGKASTTEVGYVLDAGDGIAHVQGLPGVMANELITFADGTLGLAQNLEESEIGVIVLGEFAGIEEGMEVRRTGEVLSVPVGDGYLGRVVDPLGNPIDGQGEIATEGRRALELQAPGVMQRKSVHEPMQTGIKAIDAMIPIGRGQRQLIIGDRQTGKTAIAIDTIINQKANWESGDTNKQVRCIYVAIGQKGSTIASVKGALEEAGAMEYTTIVASPASDPAGFKYLAPYTGSAIGQHWMYGGKHVLIIFDDLSKQAEAYRAVSLLLRRPPGREAYPGDVFYLHSRLLERCAKLSDELGAGSMTGLPIIETKANDVSAYIPTNVISITDGQIFLQSDLFNANQRPAVDVGISVSRVGGDAQVKSIKKVSGTLKLELAQYRSLEAFAIFASDLDAASRRQLARGARLTELLKQPQYSPFPIEEQVVSIWAGTKGKLDEVPVEDILRFERELLDHLHRNTEVLSQLKEKNVLTDDIVDAMDKAVDQFKLEFQTGEGKPLASVGSEKFEATKAEDVNQEQIVKAKR from the coding sequence ATGGCAGAACTTTCGATCAGCCCCGACGAGATCCGGGACGCGCTCAAGGACTTCGTGCAGTCCTACGAGCCCGGCAAGGCCTCGACCACCGAGGTCGGCTACGTGCTCGACGCGGGCGACGGAATCGCCCACGTGCAGGGCCTGCCCGGCGTCATGGCCAACGAGCTCATCACGTTCGCCGACGGGACCCTGGGCCTCGCCCAGAACCTGGAGGAGAGCGAGATCGGCGTCATCGTGCTCGGCGAGTTCGCCGGCATCGAGGAGGGCATGGAGGTGCGCCGCACCGGCGAGGTGCTCTCCGTCCCCGTCGGCGACGGCTACCTGGGCCGCGTCGTGGACCCGCTGGGCAACCCGATCGACGGCCAGGGCGAGATCGCGACCGAGGGCCGCCGCGCCCTCGAGCTCCAGGCGCCCGGCGTCATGCAGCGCAAGAGCGTGCACGAGCCCATGCAGACCGGCATCAAGGCCATCGACGCCATGATCCCGATCGGCCGCGGCCAGCGCCAGCTCATCATCGGCGACCGCCAGACCGGCAAGACGGCCATCGCGATCGACACGATCATCAACCAGAAGGCCAACTGGGAGTCCGGCGACACGAACAAGCAGGTGCGCTGCATCTACGTCGCCATCGGCCAGAAGGGCTCCACCATCGCCTCGGTGAAGGGCGCCCTCGAGGAGGCCGGCGCCATGGAGTACACGACCATCGTCGCGTCCCCCGCGTCCGACCCCGCCGGCTTCAAGTACCTCGCGCCCTACACCGGCTCGGCCATCGGCCAGCACTGGATGTACGGCGGCAAGCACGTCCTCATCATCTTCGACGACCTGTCCAAGCAGGCCGAGGCCTACCGCGCCGTGTCGCTCCTCCTGCGCCGCCCGCCGGGACGCGAGGCGTACCCCGGCGACGTGTTCTACCTGCACTCCCGCCTGCTCGAGCGCTGCGCCAAGCTCTCGGACGAGCTGGGCGCCGGATCGATGACGGGCCTGCCCATCATCGAGACGAAGGCGAACGACGTCTCGGCGTACATCCCGACCAACGTGATCTCGATCACCGACGGCCAGATCTTCCTCCAGTCGGACCTGTTCAACGCGAACCAGCGTCCCGCGGTCGACGTCGGCATCTCGGTGTCCCGCGTCGGCGGCGACGCCCAGGTCAAGAGCATCAAGAAGGTCTCCGGCACGCTCAAGCTCGAGCTCGCGCAGTACCGCTCGCTCGAGGCGTTCGCGATCTTCGCGTCCGACCTCGACGCGGCGAGCCGTCGCCAGCTCGCCCGCGGCGCGCGCCTCACCGAGCTGCTCAAGCAGCCCCAGTACTCGCCGTTCCCCATCGAGGAGCAGGTCGTCTCGATCTGGGCGGGCACGAAGGGCAAGCTCGACGAGGTGCCCGTCGAGGACATCCTCCGCTTCGAGCGGGAGCTGCTCGACCACCTCCACCGCAACACGGAGGTCCTGTCGCAGCTGAAGGAGAAGAACGTCCTCACCGACGACATCGTCGACGCGATGGACAAGGCCGTCGACCAGTTCAAGCTCGAGTTCCAGACGGGCGAGGGCAAGCCGCTCGCGTCCGTCGGCTCGGAGAAGTTCGAGGCGACCAAGGCCGAGGACGTCAACCAGGAGCAGATCGTGAAGGCCAAGCGCTGA
- a CDS encoding F0F1 ATP synthase subunit delta: MGSASRASLDTARRVLAELGGVDLSTAGQLLGAGRAIGGSTHLLSALADTGIAPEVKHSIVDRVFGATVQEPALRVLRAVVDGRWSSHDELLAGIEELGIRAVAISAPEGTPVESELFTFGRAVSTDDGLELAFGDKLGEPEAKSTLVHRLLDGRASEQTVVIVEQLVQQPRGRRIGELVRHAATLVADQAGLTIATVSVASPLSPEQSERLAQALSRRYSRRIELNQVVDRDLVGGLRVQIGDDVIDGSVATRINDLRLQFA, from the coding sequence ATGGGCAGTGCATCGCGCGCATCGCTCGACACCGCCCGCCGCGTCCTCGCGGAGCTCGGGGGCGTCGACCTGTCGACGGCCGGTCAGCTCCTCGGGGCCGGCCGGGCCATCGGCGGATCCACGCACCTGCTCTCCGCGCTGGCGGACACCGGCATCGCGCCGGAGGTGAAGCACAGCATCGTGGACCGGGTCTTCGGCGCCACCGTGCAGGAGCCGGCGCTCCGCGTCCTCCGCGCGGTCGTCGACGGCCGCTGGTCGTCGCACGACGAGCTGCTCGCGGGCATCGAGGAGCTCGGCATCCGCGCCGTGGCGATCTCGGCCCCCGAGGGCACGCCCGTCGAGTCCGAGCTGTTCACGTTCGGCCGCGCCGTGTCCACCGACGACGGCCTCGAGCTGGCGTTCGGCGACAAGCTGGGCGAGCCGGAGGCCAAGTCGACGCTCGTCCACCGTCTCCTCGACGGCCGGGCATCGGAGCAGACGGTCGTGATCGTCGAGCAGCTCGTGCAGCAGCCCCGCGGCCGCCGCATCGGGGAGCTCGTCCGTCACGCCGCCACCCTCGTGGCCGACCAGGCGGGCCTCACCATCGCCACGGTCAGCGTCGCCTCGCCCCTGTCGCCCGAGCAGTCGGAGCGCCTCGCGCAGGCACTGAGCCGTCGGTACTCCCGGCGGATCGAGCTGAACCAGGTCGTGGACCGCGATCTCGTCGGCGGCCTCCGCGTCCAGATCGGCGACGACGTCATCGACGGCAGCGTCGCCACCAGGATCAACGATTTGAGACTCCAGTTCGCCTGA
- a CDS encoding F0F1 ATP synthase subunit B, producing MLTPHKVMAAGEEAPSILLPAVYDIVWSAVVFVVLLVVIWKYALPRVYAMLDGRTEAIAGGIEKAERAQAEADAARAELTAQLAEARAEAGRIREQARVDATAIAAEIKEQATADAARITASAQQQIEAERQQAVVALRSEVGSLAIDLASGVIGQSLTDDQRSTALVDRFLADLEASEASGRTGSAS from the coding sequence ATGCTCACGCCCCACAAGGTGATGGCGGCAGGTGAAGAAGCGCCGAGCATCCTCCTACCCGCGGTCTACGACATCGTGTGGTCGGCGGTCGTGTTCGTCGTCCTCCTGGTCGTCATCTGGAAGTACGCGCTCCCGCGCGTCTACGCCATGCTCGACGGTCGCACCGAGGCCATCGCCGGCGGCATCGAGAAGGCCGAGCGCGCGCAGGCCGAAGCCGACGCCGCGAGGGCCGAGCTCACCGCTCAGCTCGCCGAGGCACGCGCCGAGGCCGGCCGCATCCGCGAGCAGGCCCGCGTCGACGCCACGGCGATCGCCGCGGAGATCAAGGAGCAGGCCACGGCCGACGCCGCCCGGATCACCGCGAGCGCGCAGCAGCAGATCGAGGCCGAGCGCCAGCAGGCGGTCGTCGCGCTCCGCTCCGAGGTCGGATCGCTCGCGATCGACCTCGCGTCCGGCGTCATCGGCCAGAGCCTCACCGACGACCAGCGCTCCACGGCGCTCGTCGACCGGTTCCTCGCCGACCTGGAGGCCAGCGAGGCCTCCGGCAGGACGGGATCCGCCAGCTGA
- a CDS encoding ATP synthase F0 subunit C, with translation MDPIILAEINGNIATVGYGLAAIGPGIGVGIVAGKTVEAMARQPEMAGSLRTTMFLGIAFSEALALIGLATYFIFTN, from the coding sequence GTGGACCCCATCATTCTCGCCGAGATCAACGGCAACATCGCGACCGTCGGCTACGGCCTCGCAGCGATCGGCCCCGGCATCGGTGTCGGGATCGTCGCGGGCAAGACCGTCGAGGCCATGGCCCGCCAGCCCGAGATGGCCGGCAGCCTCCGCACCACGATGTTCCTCGGCATCGCGTTCTCCGAGGCGCTCGCGCTCATCGGCCTCGCGACCTACTTCATCTTCACCAACTAG